From the genome of Candidatus Hydrogenedentota bacterium:
AGATGAATCTCCTGAAACTCGCCGCGCTCGATAATGACAGCCAGACTTAAGGTTCTGTTCTCCGCGAGGGCGGTGCGCGCCGCACCGAGGAAATCCTTGAGCTGGCGCCGGTTCTCAATCGCTCTATCGTTCACGCGCAAGATGTGATCCCCAACGGCGATCCCGGCGGCTTCATATATGCGCGCTCCCTGTGGCCCGTTCTCCGGAGGCGCCCACAAACCGTTGAAGACCTCCCGCGAAGGAACCGGTTCGCCCAGGCGGGCATTCATGTCCTGGTTAACCTGAAGCAGTTGCTCGATGCCTACCAGCAACACCCCGGCAAGGTATTCGACGCCCTCGCGAGCCGTCTCGCGGGGCAGGGTCACGGTACGCTCCGCAACAATCCGCGGATGAAACGCGAAGCGCACCTGGATAGGACTGCCTTCCCGCACGATCTCAAACTCCAACTGTGGCGATATGGTTTGGTTCTCGAGATACTCAGCCAACACCGCGCGCGCGGAAGGCGGCCCGTCGATAGAGTTACCGTTGATGCTTGTCACCCGGTCGCCGGCCAATAGACACAGCCGTTTCATCGCGTCGGCCATCGGGCCCTCGGCAATTGCCAGGCCCGCCTGGGACGATGGAGCGGGTTCGGGCTGGCCGAGCAGGCCAACCAGGCGTTCAAGGCGCTCTCGCGCGCGTTCCCCGGTCGTATGCACGATCGCGGCCCGCATTGCCAGGCGCTCTTGCTGCGGCCATCGCTCCCCGAGCCGCGAGGCTTTCGCGGCGGCGTAACGTTCCCGCAGCGTGCTTCCCGGGGTTGCGTTCAACTGTTCCATGCGCCATGGTCCCGCGAAATGGGCGGTCACGCGGCCGTCCCAACCCGCGGCCAGCATGCTTCGCGAATCCTGCAGGAATTGCGCGTCAAGAAACGGATGATCGCCGCTCGCCAAGGTCACCAACTCATCGCCCGTGCCCGTTTCCCATATGCGTACCGTCTCATCATACGATGCGGTCAGAATGCGGGCGCCATCAGGGCTGAACCGTGCCGATATCACTTCGTCACCATGACCAACGAGTTGATACGACGGTTCGCCACTCTCGACATCCCAGCATACTACCGAGCCGTCGTTAGACGCGGACAGCAGATGCGAGCCATCCCCATCGAACGCCACGTCGTTTACGCAGCCCGCGTGTTTGGCCAGGACATGAAGCTCGGCGCCGGTTTTCGCGTCCCACAGACGAACCGTATTGTCGTTGGCTCCCGTGGCGAGCAAGGTTCCATCGGGCGAGAACGCCACGCAGAGCAGCCGGTCCGTGTGGCCACGAAGCACCCATTGCTCCTTGCCCGAGCGCGCTTCCCAAACGCGCGCTGTCCCATCTCGCCCTCCTGTAACGATGGTGTCGCCGGTGGGGCTGAATGCGATTGCCAGAACGCGTCCGCGGTGCCCGAAATAATGCGAGACTGTTTCGCCGGCGCCTGTATCAAGCACGAATACGCTGAATTCGTCCAAGGGAGCGGCGAGGAGAGAGCCGTCAGCGTTGAAGGCCGCCGATGCCGGCCCGAAGTGCGAAAAACATCGATGGGAAATCTGCGGGACCAGCTCGCGGCCATCATACAGGGCGAGGCCGCAGTCTTGGGTCGCAATAGCGATACGATTTCCGTCTCCGCTGACGACAACCTTGTGGACTGGCCCCGTTTGCTCGAGCAGAATACGCTGCGTGAGCGATCTCCGGGCATCCCATACTCGAGCGGTATTGTCTCTCGCGGCCGTGATTATGCGCTGGCTATCCGGGCTGAACGCCGCGGCCGCCACCCCCGCTTCATGCCCCGTAAAAGACGTGACCAGCGTAGCCCTGGCAATATCCCATACCGTCACCAGGCCCGCGTCGGATAGCAGAAGAACCATGCTTTGGTCCGGGCTGAATGCTCCGTTCTTGACTTCTTCCCCGTGGTTGAAAGAATTCACGAGACTTCCCGTTGCAACGTCATACAGGCGGCCGACGGCATCCGTTGCGGCTGCCAGCAGCAGCTGGTCATCGGGCGAAAAACACGTCCGCACAACATCGGCACTGCCCGGCTTGGTTCGGAATATCTCTTTGCCCGCCGAGATATCCCAAACGACCGCCGCGCCGTTGTCTACATAGCAGACACGAGACCCCGCCGCGCTGTAGACAGGAAATGCGCCCCGCATAATCTGCACCGGGGTGCGGCTGGCGGCGGGAGTCCACAGGTACAGTTGGCCCTTCTGGGTGGCGCTGATCAGCGTCGTGCCATCCGGGCTCGGGTGTACGCTCACGACTTCGCTGTCGTGACCTTCGAGGATGTCCAGTTGTGCTCCTGAACGGGCGTCCCAAATCCTCACGGTGCCGTCGTTCGAGCCCGTGACCAGGCGGTTGCCGCCAGCTTCGAACTGTGCCGACCTGACGGAAGCCGAGTGCCCTTTGAACACGACCTTCTCTTGCGCCGTGGCCGCGTCGAAAAGGCGCGCCGTCCCATCCCAGAGTTCCAGCACGATCGAGGATTCATCGGGGCTGAACCGGCCTCCATTTATGAGTGCGTAGGGCGTCTTGATCACCGTCAGGGGCGCGCCATCGGCAGCGTTCCAGATGCGCGCGGTTTTGTCTCCCGCGAGGGTCAGGATACGCGTTCCCGGTTTGTCGAACGTGGCCTGAAACACGATGCCCTCGTGTCCCCGGAGCGTGAACAGGTCCTGATTGCATTGTTCGAGAAGATTGCCCCACTCCCAGTCACGGCGCTGCTCCGAGATGGACCAGACAAGCTTGTTCGCGCCCGCGAAATTCCGCTGCCGCACGTAGGCCTGAAGAAGCCGTATCTGGGCCACATACGCGGTGTGTTCGGCTTCTTCTCTGGCTTTCTCTGCCCGGTCTTCCGCCACGATGGCCTTATCCCGTGCGTCCTCGGCGAGCATGCGTTGGATGCGTTCGCGGTTTCGCGCCTGGTAGATCTGGATGTAGGAGAACACGGCAAGAAAGAGAATGATGCCCGCCGCCGCTGCAACCACGTGCAGCACCGTCCGGTGTCTTGCGTAGTAGCGGCGCGCCAGTTCCCGGAGGCTGTACCGGTAAGTACGCACCAACGCCCCCGTCTGGAACCGTTTCACCTCCTCCGCAAGCGCCACCACGGATTCATAACGGTCGGAAGGCTTCTTTTGCAGGGCTTTCTCGCAGATGCTTACAAGCTCGGGGGGAGCATCGCGTTCTTTTTCGAGGACGGGCGGGACTTCTTGAAGGATAACCCTCCGCATGGTTTCGCTGGCGGTATCGGCTCGAAAAGGCGTGGTGCCCGTGAGAAGTTCATATAACACTACTCCCAGCGAGTACAGGTCGGACCGTTCGTCAATCTGCTCTACCAGTCCCTGAGCCTGCTCCGGAGGCATATACTCCGGCGTCCCCATGGCCTGCCCCGCCTTCGTCTCCGGAAGGGGAGTCTCCTTGCCCGCAAGCCGCTGGGGCATATCGCGAATCTGTTGTTCGAGGGGATCTTCCGGCTGCGACTTTACCTTGGCGAGTCCCCAGTCAAGCACCACCGTTTCGCCAAACTCACCGATCATGATATTCGACGGTTTGATGTCGCGATGCAGCACTCCCCGGCTGTGGGCATAGGCGACGGCTTCGCACAGGTCGACGAAATGGGGGAGAAGGGCCAGGCGTTCGTCCAGCGTACTGCATGCGCGTAAGGCCCGGGCAAGCGAGCGGCCCCGCACGAGCTTCATCGTGTAATACAAATTGCCATTCGGGCGCCGCCCGATTTCGTATACGGGCACGATCGAAGGGTGCTCGAGCCCGGCGGTAACGCGCCCCTCTTGCAGAAAGCGCGCCGCAACCGCGGCCATGTACCGCACGGGGGTCTTCTCGGGCAGTATCATGCTTGTCTCGCTCGTGGGCAGAAGCTCCTTGAGCGCAACATCCCGCCCCATTTTCAAATCGTGGGCCAGCAAGATACGCCCCATCCCTCCCCGGCCATACTCGGACGTCTTCGTATAACGCCCCGGGATTTCTTCTATGGGCTCCATTTCGCCCCACAGCGAGAACGAAAAAGGGGCATCCTTCATCGGGGTGGTGGTGCGGCCGCGCGGGGTAGAAAGCGTTCGGGCAGGGTCCAGGGACCTCCATAGGGCCTCCTCGCCCCCGAGCGAGTCGAGTGCGGCGCCAGCATCGCCGCCGTGGGCCTGCGCAGCCGCCTCGGCCATGCGCCGAATGAGTTCGGCCTCTTCCGCGGACACCGCGCCCGCATCAGCCAGTCTCGCGGGCAGCGAGACCGAACTGTCCTCCGAAGCGCCTCCCAATGCCTCAAGCAGGTCCGCCCGTGAAAGACGCTTGAGGTGCAAAGCGAGGAGGGCGCAAAGTGCATTCCAGGCCCCAGCCATGATACCCCTCCCTATCCGAGCCCCGCGCGCTGACCCTAATCTACCCTACTACCTCTACAAACGCAACAAGAAGTTGGCCTGTCTCCATGCGCGGCCGGCCCGCTCACCTTTAACTTATTGAAATAAAAGCACTTAGGCTACATCGCCCATGTTTCGCGCAGAAAAGTCTATTCATCTAGTTCGCGTTCGGCGTTCTCAGCGCTGCGCCGCTGGTGGCGTTGAAACAGGTTCGAGGCACAGCAGAAAAAGAGTGATGAGGGCATCTCCGGGCGCTGATACTCGACGGGCTGCAGAAATCCCGGTCGGGCAGCAGCGAGTAATCCGGAAACGGGATCGCGTTGGTGTTTTACAAAAGACCAAGCGCGATCGGGCTGGTTCTTATTTCACCGAAATCGTGAGACCCAATGACGGCGCTGTCCATCTCAACGGGCGCGTGAATCAGGATGACCGCTCGCTTCATCGTCAAAGCCTCCACGCCCTTAGCGGGTCCCGGCATCCTCAGTAAAAGAAGCTCAGTCGGCTCTCAAAGAACAGAAACCGTGTTGCCTCCGCCTTTTCACTCTATACCGCATCCCCTCTTTCGTACACAGCGGCACGGACAACGATCGAATGGGGCCATCCCTGCGCTGGTGCGTGGACGGCGCATGTTACCTGGCGGAATCCGCCCCATCCGCGTCGAGTCCCAGTGCCTGGGCAAGCTTGGGTAACGTCTCCCCGGCTCGCCCCTGCAGGAAGACGTCGGTAATGGTCTCTGTAAAACTGGTATGTTCGATATTCGCCTCGATGATACGGGCGCCGTGACGTTTCGCGATGTAGGGCAGGTCCGCCGCAGGATACACCTGGGCCGAAGTACCGACAATCAGCACTGCGTTGCACTTCTCGCCCCATTCCGCAGACGCGCGCAAGGCATCCCCGGGGATCAATTCGCCAAACATGACGATGTCGGGTTTCATGAGTCCGTAACACACATGGCAACGCGGGGGAGCTGCGCCCGCCGCCAGCATATCAAGAGGACGCGTGTTGCCGCAGTCCATGCAGAACAGGTTCCGGGCGCTCCCATGATACTCGATAACCGTCTTGCTGCCAGCCGCCTGGTGGAGAGCGTCGATGTTCTGGGTAACGATTGCCTTCAGAAACCCGTGCTGTTCGAGGGCCGCCAAGGCAAAATGCGCGCGGTTGGGCTTGCACCCCGCAAAATCGCGGGCGAGTTCCTGCCAGAAACGCCACACTTTGGCCGGATTCTTGAGGTACGCTTCGATCGTGGCGTATTGCTCGGGAGGGTACTTGGCCCAGATCCCCCCGGGACTGCGGAAGTCAGGGATCCCGCTCTCGACCGATATGCCCGCGCCTGTTACTGCAATGGAGCATTCGGATTCTGACAGAATGGCCGCGGCTTTTTCGTAAGGCACTTCCATGGCCGCCTCGCGTGTTGTGTTCTTGCGCAAATCAGGATATGGGAACGATGCGCTCCAGGCCGCCCATATAGCGGCGCAGAACCTCCGGCACAACCACCGTGCCGTCCGCCTGCTGGTAGTTCTCGAGAACCGCGATAAGGGTGCGTCCGACCGCCAGGCCCGAGCCGTTCAACGTGTGCACGAATTCGGGCTTCTTGCCGCGCCGTACGCGTATGTTCGCACGACGCGCCTGGAAATCGGTGCAGTTGGAGCACGAGCTGATCTCACGATAGCAGTTCTGCCCCGGCAGCCAGACCTCGAGATCGTAGGTTTTCGCCGAACAGAAGCCCATGTCGCCCGTGGACAGCGTCACCACCTGATACGGCAGGCCCAAACGCTGCAGGATGCTCTCCGCGTGGCCGGTCAGCTTTTCCAGTTCATCCCACGACGTCTCGGGCGCCGTGAACTTGTACAACTCGACCTTGTCGAACTGGTGCTGGCGCAACATCCCCCGCGTATCCTTGCCATAGGAACCCGCCTCGCTGCGAAAACAGGGCGTGTACGCAACACAGTTGACGGGCAGGACGGCCTCCTCGAGGATCTCGTCGCGGTACATGTTCGTCAGAGGCACTTCCGCCGTCGGGACGAGCCAGAGGTCGCGGCCCTCAACCGTAAAAGCCTCCTCCGCGAACTTCGGCAGTTGACCGGACCCTTCCATGGTCTCCCCGGATACGAGAAACGGCGGAAGGTATTCCGTATACCCATGCTCCTGCGTGTGGGTGTCCATCATGAAGTTGATGAGCGCTCGTTCGAGTTGCGACCCGGCCCCCCGCAAGAGCGAAAAGCGGGCGCCCGAGATCTTGCCGGCCCGCTCGAGATCGAGAATGCCGAGCGCCGTGCCCAGTTCGACATGATCTTTCGCCGCGAAACCGAATTGCGCCGGCTGGCCCCACCTCCGTTCGACGCGGTTCGCCGATTCGTCAGGCCCTGCCGGCACGCTCTCATGAGGCACGTTAGGAATCACCAGCAAGTGCCGGCGAACGGCCTCGTCCGCTTCGCGAGCCTTCTCCTGGAGGATCTTGGCCTTCCGGCTGACTTCGCGCATGGCCGCAATGGCTTCCGACGCATCTTCCTTCGTCTTTTTCTTCTTCGCGATTTCATCCGAGGCCCTGTTTTGCTCGGCCCGCAGCTGTTCGGCCTCGTAAATCAGTTCCCGGCGCGCCGCATCGGCCTCGAGCACAGCGTCCAGATCAATGCCCGCGTTGCGATTCGCCAACGCGGTCTTCAGCAGCGCCGTGTCCTCGCGTATGAACTTTATGTCAAGCATCTCGGAATCCTCTTTTCTGGAATACGTGTCTATACCGGAAAAATGCAGACGTGCACCACGGTTCGCCGCCTACCGGATACTTCGGATCAATCCCAGGAGCCGATCGAGTTCGTCCAGGTTGAAATACTCGATCTCGATCTTGCCCTTGGTATCGCCGCTGGCCCTCAGAGCGACCTTCGTGCCCAGTTTGCGGCGCAGCTCGTCTTCGATGGCCGCCACATTGGGGTCTTTCGGAGCCTTGGGCTTCGGAGCCGCCCCCTCATGCGACGCCATCTTCTCGACTTGGCGCACCGAAAGGCCCTGGCCCACGATCTTCCGGCAGGCTGCGATCTGTTTCTGCGGCGATTCAATCGCAAGCAGCGCCCGGGCATGGCCCATGGCGATACCGCCGTCGGCAACGCGCGCCTGCACCACCTCGGGAAGGTTAAGCAACCGCAGCGTATTCGTCACCGTTGCCCGTTTCTTGCCCACCTGGTCCGCCAGTTCTTCCTGCGTCCAGTGAAATTCCTCGATAAGCTGCTTGTATCCCCGCGCCAGCTCGATCGGATTGAGGTCCTCGCGCTGGATGTTCTCAATCAACCCCAGCTTGAGCATGTCGGCGTCCGACACCTCACGGCACACCGCGGGAATAGTCTCGAGATCCGCCATCACGGCCGCGCGCACGCGCCGCTCGCCGCTCACCAGCTCGTAGGCGTCTCCCGCCTTGCGGACGATTACCGGCTCTTGCATGCCGTCGCGCCGGAGCGAGACGCTCAACTCCTCCAAAGACTCCTCATCGAAACGCATGCGGGGTTGTTTCGGGTTGGGCTTCAGCTCTCGAGGGTCCAGCATAAGAAGCCGCGGACCGGCCCCGTCGTCCGGATGCATATCGAGCGCCGACGAGGGGAAGCCGCCTCCCGAATTGCTCGAAATCAGGGCGCCCAGCCCCCTGCCCAGGCCTTTCTTCTTTCTAGCCACGCGATACCACCTCTCGTGCCAGGGCCAGATAGGCCCGCGCGCCCACGGATTTCAAATCGTAAAAGATCACGGGTTTGCCGAAGCTCGGCGCCTCGCTCAACGTCACATTTCGCGGGATCACCGTCTGATATACCCGGTCGCCCAAATGCGCGCGCACGTCTTCGACCACCTGATTGGACAGATTCGTATGTTGGTACATGGTAAGCAACACGCCGTGCAGCTTCAATCGCGGGTTGAGATTGTCCCGGATGAGCTTTACGGTCTGAAGCAGTTCGCTCAGACCCTCGAGAGCGTAGTATTCGCACTGCAACGTAATGAGAACGCTGTCCGCTGCGCTGAGACCGTTCACCGTCAACAAGCTCAACGACGGCGGGCAGTCCACGAATACGTATTCGTATTCGTCTCGAATGGGCTGTAAAACGTTTCGCAGGCGATATTCGCGCTGCTCCGCGCCGACCAATTCCACTTCCGCCCCCACCAGTTCCTTGTTGGCGGGTATCAGGTGCAGATTGTCCATCAAGGTCTTCTGGCGAAGGTCCCGCACGAATTCGCCGTTGACCATCGCGTCATAGATAGTGCCGTTGAGCGTGCTCTTGTCAATGCCAAGGCCGCTGGTCGCGTTTCCCTGCGGATCGAGATCGATAAGGAGCACTTTCTTGCCTGCCGCGGCCATGCAGGCGGAGAGATTGATGGCCGTGGTGGTCTTGCCCACGCCGCCCTTTTGATTCGCAATGGCGATTATTCGAGCCATGCGGCCCTGCTCCACGTTACGGTCCTCTTATCCATCCAATCCCTGCCCGGGGTGCGTTCGTCGGCGGATGCCCGCGTCTGCAACCAAAGACCGCGGGCCAGTGCCACGCGCCAACATAGCGCCGCCTTCCCGCGCTATCTATTTGCACCCGAATGGCTTATGACAACGCAGCCGCGCCGGAACACGCCCCCCAAGGAACCGTATGATACGGGCGGGCCCTGCCGTAAGTCAATTTGGACCGCGATAGAACGCGAGTTTCACACGCCAAACTGGCGAAGGTGGTGTTCGAAATGGACTACGTGGAGGCGCGCCCAGTCGTCCACGCCCAATTCGCCAAAATAGGTGTCAGGATACGGTTCCAGTTCGTCAGCCTGTACCAGATTAAGATATTCTTCGAGCACGGCGTGGAGGGTCTCGAGGTCGCCGTTCGGCATCTCGCCACGTCCGGGTGCCGTGATGTTTTTGGGGATGCGCAACCATCCGTGCAGGATCAGCGGCCCAATGATATTGCGTGAAACCCACGTGCTCTGGTTCACGGGCGGGCCCCCCCGGCCCATCGAATAGCGCAGAGAATCGGTCAAATGCGCGAACAGCTGGTCCCGTGTCAGGCGCCCCCATCGGGGTTTGGCCTCGCGAGAAATACTTCCCAGACGCTCGAGAATCTCATCGGCGAAATCATGATCGAATGGACGCATACCATCCCTCGCCCCCTTTCAGGAGCTCATCGTCTTCCGCGGCCGGGTCTTGAGGCGCGCCGGCTCGATGCCTATCGCCCCGCGGCCTGCGGCGCGCCTGCGCGGCGCTGGGCCGGCGCCGCAAGTTTGATCACCAGAAGTTCAAGGGCCAACGCGCGATCCACATGGGTGCTGCGAAGCAGAATCTCGGCGTCCATGCACAGGTTGAAGGCATCCCGCACCTTTTCCGGGCCGAGCTTCCGTGCGAGAGGGCCGACTTTGCGCGCAACGTACGAGCTCATGCGGGCAAGACCCGGGGTTTGCGAGGCTACCGCATGTGCGCTCTTCAACAACCAGTTCAACGAACCCATGATCTGGAATTCGTTCATCCCCAGGTCAAGCAGTTCCCGCAACGCCCGCACGGCCTCATGGGTGTCCGACGCCGCAATCGCATCTGTCAACGTCCAGATTTGCTCTTCGGCTACGTCCGAACACGCGGTTTCCACGTCCCCGGCTTGAATGACAGGGTTCGCGCCGACGTAGTCGCAGACTACGTGAAGCGCGTTGTACACATCTCCCAGCCGTGTGCCTGCGCGGTCGATCAACGCATCGACCGCCTCCGGCGAAAGACGCTTCTGCCGGGTCCTGGCTTCTTCGTTGATCCAGATACCCACATCGTTCCTGCTCAGTTTCGGACACGACACAACACCCCCCGCCGCATCACAGGCCCTGTAGAACTTCGAACGCCTGTCCATCGTGTCCGCAACAAGCAACAGCAGCGTTGATGGGCACGGATTTCCAAGATATGCCAGAAGCGGGCCACTGGTGGATTCGGAAAGATGGTAACGTTCCGCACGGCGGACAACGACGATTCGGCGTTCTGACAGGAAGGGCAACGTTTCTGCCACCGAAACAATCTCGGCAGGGTCGGCCTCATCCGCGAAATACGCGTTATAGGCCATGTCTTTCAGGCTCGGATCAACATACAACGCAACCACGCGCTCGATGGCGCGCTCAGCCAGCAGCGGTTCGTAAGAGGCTTCACGGGCGCCTTGCGCCTTATGTGGGCAGAACAACGTCACTGGCCCCGGCGGCGCGCTCTCGATACGGCGAAGGAATTCCTGGACGTCCACGGCTCACCACGGCTCGATGGTGCGCAGGAAGATGTCGGAAGCCAGCTGTTCCAACGCTTCGGCCACACCGCGGTTCTCTTCTTCCGAAGGAAACGAACGCACCGTCGGGAGAAAAAACTCCGCATTGCCCCGGAGACGGTCCGAAGACTGTCCCGCCGCTCGAGTGTAAAACGTTGTTTCTCCGACCAGCTGGCCGTCTTCCCAAAGGACCTCGCCCGTCTTGGAGTCCGTCAGACGGGCGCCTGCCGTGACAAAACACAGGAACTGAGTCACTTCGTCGTCGCGGTCGTAGGTGAGCCCTTTCCGGCTGTAATCCAGAATGACGCCCTCGAGAATGAGGTCGGCCCTGTCGAGCGAGGTAACCTCGAGCCGCGAGTCCGCCATGAACTTGCGGATAACGGCATTCGTAAGCGGCGCCTGAAGGTCGTATTCCTTGCTGAGGTTCTTGAACGCGGGCACGGCGATCGTCTGATACCGCTCGTCAAGCGTGCTTCGGGTCGAGTAGCCGCATCCTGCCGCGCAGCCCGCCACAATAATGCATGCCAATACTCCCGTCTTGGCGCTCATTGCTGCGCTGCCGGTTCG
Proteins encoded in this window:
- a CDS encoding protein kinase, with protein sequence MAGAWNALCALLALHLKRLSRADLLEALGGASEDSSVSLPARLADAGAVSAEEAELIRRMAEAAAQAHGGDAGAALDSLGGEEALWRSLDPARTLSTPRGRTTTPMKDAPFSFSLWGEMEPIEEIPGRYTKTSEYGRGGMGRILLAHDLKMGRDVALKELLPTSETSMILPEKTPVRYMAAVAARFLQEGRVTAGLEHPSIVPVYEIGRRPNGNLYYTMKLVRGRSLARALRACSTLDERLALLPHFVDLCEAVAYAHSRGVLHRDIKPSNIMIGEFGETVVLDWGLAKVKSQPEDPLEQQIRDMPQRLAGKETPLPETKAGQAMGTPEYMPPEQAQGLVEQIDERSDLYSLGVVLYELLTGTTPFRADTASETMRRVILQEVPPVLEKERDAPPELVSICEKALQKKPSDRYESVVALAEEVKRFQTGALVRTYRYSLRELARRYYARHRTVLHVVAAAAGIILFLAVFSYIQIYQARNRERIQRMLAEDARDKAIVAEDRAEKAREEAEHTAYVAQIRLLQAYVRQRNFAGANKLVWSISEQRRDWEWGNLLEQCNQDLFTLRGHEGIVFQATFDKPGTRILTLAGDKTARIWNAADGAPLTVIKTPYALINGGRFSPDESSIVLELWDGTARLFDAATAQEKVVFKGHSASVRSAQFEAGGNRLVTGSNDGTVRIWDARSGAQLDILEGHDSEVVSVHPSPDGTTLISATQKGQLYLWTPAASRTPVQIMRGAFPVYSAAGSRVCYVDNGAAVVWDISAGKEIFRTKPGSADVVRTCFSPDDQLLLAAATDAVGRLYDVATGSLVNSFNHGEEVKNGAFSPDQSMVLLLSDAGLVTVWDIARATLVTSFTGHEAGVAAAAFSPDSQRIITAARDNTARVWDARRSLTQRILLEQTGPVHKVVVSGDGNRIAIATQDCGLALYDGRELVPQISHRCFSHFGPASAAFNADGSLLAAPLDEFSVFVLDTGAGETVSHYFGHRGRVLAIAFSPTGDTIVTGGRDGTARVWEARSGKEQWVLRGHTDRLLCVAFSPDGTLLATGANDNTVRLWDAKTGAELHVLAKHAGCVNDVAFDGDGSHLLSASNDGSVVCWDVESGEPSYQLVGHGDEVISARFSPDGARILTASYDETVRIWETGTGDELVTLASGDHPFLDAQFLQDSRSMLAAGWDGRVTAHFAGPWRMEQLNATPGSTLRERYAAAKASRLGERWPQQERLAMRAAIVHTTGERARERLERLVGLLGQPEPAPSSQAGLAIAEGPMADAMKRLCLLAGDRVTSINGNSIDGPPSARAVLAEYLENQTISPQLEFEIVREGSPIQVRFAFHPRIVAERTVTLPRETAREGVEYLAGVLLVGIEQLLQVNQDMNARLGEPVPSREVFNGLWAPPENGPQGARIYEAAGIAVGDHILRVNDRAIENRRQLKDFLGAARTALAENRTLSLAVIIERGEFQEIHL
- a CDS encoding NAD-dependent deacylase; translation: MEVPYEKAAAILSESECSIAVTGAGISVESGIPDFRSPGGIWAKYPPEQYATIEAYLKNPAKVWRFWQELARDFAGCKPNRAHFALAALEQHGFLKAIVTQNIDALHQAAGSKTVIEYHGSARNLFCMDCGNTRPLDMLAAGAAPPRCHVCYGLMKPDIVMFGELIPGDALRASAEWGEKCNAVLIVGTSAQVYPAADLPYIAKRHGARIIEANIEHTSFTETITDVFLQGRAGETLPKLAQALGLDADGADSAR
- the serS gene encoding serine--tRNA ligase, translated to MLDIKFIREDTALLKTALANRNAGIDLDAVLEADAARRELIYEAEQLRAEQNRASDEIAKKKKTKEDASEAIAAMREVSRKAKILQEKAREADEAVRRHLLVIPNVPHESVPAGPDESANRVERRWGQPAQFGFAAKDHVELGTALGILDLERAGKISGARFSLLRGAGSQLERALINFMMDTHTQEHGYTEYLPPFLVSGETMEGSGQLPKFAEEAFTVEGRDLWLVPTAEVPLTNMYRDEILEEAVLPVNCVAYTPCFRSEAGSYGKDTRGMLRQHQFDKVELYKFTAPETSWDELEKLTGHAESILQRLGLPYQVVTLSTGDMGFCSAKTYDLEVWLPGQNCYREISSCSNCTDFQARRANIRVRRGKKPEFVHTLNGSGLAVGRTLIAVLENYQQADGTVVVPEVLRRYMGGLERIVPIS
- a CDS encoding ParB/RepB/Spo0J family partition protein, with the translated sequence MARKKKGLGRGLGALISSNSGGGFPSSALDMHPDDGAGPRLLMLDPRELKPNPKQPRMRFDEESLEELSVSLRRDGMQEPVIVRKAGDAYELVSGERRVRAAVMADLETIPAVCREVSDADMLKLGLIENIQREDLNPIELARGYKQLIEEFHWTQEELADQVGKKRATVTNTLRLLNLPEVVQARVADGGIAMGHARALLAIESPQKQIAACRKIVGQGLSVRQVEKMASHEGAAPKPKAPKDPNVAAIEDELRRKLGTKVALRASGDTKGKIEIEYFNLDELDRLLGLIRSIR
- a CDS encoding AAA family ATPase; amino-acid sequence: MARIIAIANQKGGVGKTTTAINLSACMAAAGKKVLLIDLDPQGNATSGLGIDKSTLNGTIYDAMVNGEFVRDLRQKTLMDNLHLIPANKELVGAEVELVGAEQREYRLRNVLQPIRDEYEYVFVDCPPSLSLLTVNGLSAADSVLITLQCEYYALEGLSELLQTVKLIRDNLNPRLKLHGVLLTMYQHTNLSNQVVEDVRAHLGDRVYQTVIPRNVTLSEAPSFGKPVIFYDLKSVGARAYLALAREVVSRG
- a CDS encoding DUF1569 domain-containing protein; protein product: MRPFDHDFADEILERLGSISREAKPRWGRLTRDQLFAHLTDSLRYSMGRGGPPVNQSTWVSRNIIGPLILHGWLRIPKNITAPGRGEMPNGDLETLHAVLEEYLNLVQADELEPYPDTYFGELGVDDWARLHVVHFEHHLRQFGV
- the holA gene encoding DNA polymerase III subunit delta produces the protein MDVQEFLRRIESAPPGPVTLFCPHKAQGAREASYEPLLAERAIERVVALYVDPSLKDMAYNAYFADEADPAEIVSVAETLPFLSERRIVVVRRAERYHLSESTSGPLLAYLGNPCPSTLLLLVADTMDRRSKFYRACDAAGGVVSCPKLSRNDVGIWINEEARTRQKRLSPEAVDALIDRAGTRLGDVYNALHVVCDYVGANPVIQAGDVETACSDVAEEQIWTLTDAIAASDTHEAVRALRELLDLGMNEFQIMGSLNWLLKSAHAVASQTPGLARMSSYVARKVGPLARKLGPEKVRDAFNLCMDAEILLRSTHVDRALALELLVIKLAAPAQRRAGAPQAAGR
- a CDS encoding LptE family protein, producing MSAKTGVLACIIVAGCAAGCGYSTRSTLDERYQTIAVPAFKNLSKEYDLQAPLTNAVIRKFMADSRLEVTSLDRADLILEGVILDYSRKGLTYDRDDEVTQFLCFVTAGARLTDSKTGEVLWEDGQLVGETTFYTRAAGQSSDRLRGNAEFFLPTVRSFPSEEENRGVAEALEQLASDIFLRTIEPW